In Bactrocera oleae isolate idBacOlea1 chromosome 3, idBacOlea1, whole genome shotgun sequence, a genomic segment contains:
- the rho-6 gene encoding protein rhomboid, with the protein MTANKMRMKSTIAACCKCGSEKQRSDGERTSEEGHACLPPKTASTLATEQLLLPNALMPVASIASADLAKREHTYLWRMPWFLTVMSCVQLTVYFIANDCLTQRLMLIPGHPYEVWRYFTYTLLHSDLMHLLLNVSLQCLIGFCLESEQSHWQVAMIYAAGGISGSLITAYSQPDLSLLGASACVYALLTNHVPHLVLNFRQLPYRYLRIASLLILCLTDVTLTVYHFLVKHNLNPRICVEAHIAGASAGLCFGFLLSNVIRRHYATHYCLLSI; encoded by the exons ATGACCGCAAATAAAATGCGAATGAAGAGCACCATTGCCGCATGTTGCAAATGTGGCAGCGAAAAGCAACGCAGTGATGGTGAACGCACAAGTGAGGAAGGGCACGCGTGTCTGCCACCAAAGACTGCTTCCACGCTGGCGACTGAGCAGCTACTTTTGCCAAACGCCCTAATGCCGGTCGCGTCAATTGCTTCCGCTGATTTAGCGAAGCGCGAGCATACATATTTGTGGCGCATGCCATGGTTCCTTACCGTTATGTCGTGTGTGCAG CTAACCGTCTACTTCATCGCCAATGACTGTCTCACTCAGCGTTTGATGCTAATTCCTGGACATCCCTACGAAGTCTGGCGCTACTTCACCTACACTTTACTACATTCCGATCTCATGCATCTGCTATTGAACGTGTCATTACAG TGCCTTATTGGCTTTTGTTTGGAGAGCGAGCAGAGTCACTGGCAAGTGGCCATGATTTATGCTGCGGGAGGAATCTCTGGCTCTTTAATCACCGCATATTCTCAGCCAGATTTGTCGTTGCTGGGCGCATCGGCGTGCGTTTACGCGCTGCTGACCAATCATGTGCCGCATTTGGTGTTG AATTTTCGTCAACTGCCTTACCGTTATCTGCGCATTGCGTCTCTACTGATTTTGTGTCTCACGGACGTTACGCTCACAGTGTACCATTTTCTGGTCAAGCACAATTTAAACCCGCGTATCTGTGTGGAGGCTCACATTGCCGGCGCTTCGGCCGGCCTCTGCTTCGGTTTTCTGCTCTCCAACGTGATCAGACGTCATTATGCCACCCACTACTGCTTGCTGAGTATATGA